The proteins below are encoded in one region of Paramisgurnus dabryanus chromosome 2, PD_genome_1.1, whole genome shotgun sequence:
- the LOC135783680 gene encoding caspase activity and apoptosis inhibitor 1 has translation MQEEGKKREKEKKRRQFERESGDGEKKRRSTESSAENPREKQELHEVPQEPSDLEEGGLDLNKLFKPISAYMQDRQEMLEQCFHVLGENKLKKMLPDELKDCSLNEIKTLCWDQLQQLSDIHLLEILEGKELTVTSAPEGKNKPTDSQQDSIVDSTSCLKENPEADEKQGSEEDSDVLSINADVDDSDIEGHKDVKPQETSIRQEAPPPTTTVQSAEPKVQLQQDIDKSVSEILALTSSDTNKDLTSASGETSAAPDRSAPGQTGTPSAQQLELLELEMRARAIKALMKAGEMKKRVNC, from the exons ATGCAGGAGGAGGGAAAGAAAcgagagaaagaaaagaaacGAAGACAATTTGAACGAGAGTCTGGTGATGGAGAGAAGAAGAGGAGAAGTACAGAGTCCAGCGCGGAG AACCCCAGAGAGAAGCAGGAACTGCATGAGGTTCCTCAGGAGCCCAGTGATCTGGAAGAAGGTGGACTGGACCTGAACAAGTTATTCAAACCCATCAGCGCCTACATGCAGGACCGCCAAGAGATGCTGGAGCAGTGTTTTCATGTGCTGGGGGAGAATAAACTCAAAAAGATGCTTCCTGATGAACTCAAG GACTGTTCTTTAAACGAAATAAAGACACTGTGCTGGGATCAGCTACAGCAGCTTTCTGACATTCATCTGCTGGAGATTTTGGAAG GTAAAGAGTTAACGGTTACGTCAGCTCCTGAAGGGAAGAATAAACCGACAGACAGCCA ACAGGACAGTATCGTGGATTCTACATCTTGTCTGAAAGAAAACCCTGAAGCCGATGAAAAGCAAG GATCTGAAGAGGACAGTGACGTTCTGAGCATCAACGCAGATGTTGACGACAGCGACATTGAAGGCCATAAAGATGTCAAACCTCAAGAAACGTCAATCAGACAAGAAGCTCCTCCCCCCACTACGACCGTCCAATCGGCTGAGCCGAAGGTGCAGCTTCAGCAGGACATTGACAAAAGCGTCAGTGAGATTCTTGCTCTGACGTCCTCCGACACTAACAAAGATCTAACGTCAGCATCAGGCGAGACATCGGCCGCTCCGGACAGATCTGCTCCGGGACAAACGGGGACGCCGTCGGCTCAACAGCTGGAGTTACTTGAGCTGGAAATGAGAGCGAGAGCCATTAAAGCCCTCATGAAAGCCGGTGAGATGAAGAAACGTGTGAACTGCTAA